One Conger conger chromosome 7, fConCon1.1, whole genome shotgun sequence genomic window, CAATaatcactctaacagagcttcagaagtcATCTTCAGAGGTGGGAGAACCAGCCGGAAGGACAAcaatctcagcagcactccatcaatcaggcctttatggtgaagtggctagacggaagccactcttgagtaaaaggcatatgacagccatGAGCATGAGGAAGAATATTATCTGGtctaatgagacaaaaaaactccttgggcagaactccatttgaaaggtttgtggttcagtcTGACTCTGCTGAATCCTAAGTGTCCATTGTGCGCTTTGTCACTGTCGGTATCGGAAATAAactttgtattttttcatcGCATTCGAGAGACTTTTCCTTACattgcccaaatccaggtgtgcaaagcttatagaggctttgcacacctggatttgggcagtttatacCCAAAGACCCAAAGGTATAATTGCTTTtggattatttttaaataaatgtgctaAAATTtcttgagtgtagattgatgtgCAAAAATGggaatttcattaatttaaaatgaattctaCAACACAATTAACtttgcaaaaagtgaaggggtctgaatactttctgacgCTATACTCATGAGAAAGTATTTGGTTGAACAAAAATatgatatataaatataatttgctataaaacaaaaacaaagacagggCAGTTGATGTGTTTTCTGCAAATATTTGGAAACTGTGACTATTACTTATTTCAGGTAGGTAGATACAGTTTATATTCTAAAGAACATATTGGCAGTgcctgttaaaaataaatacataggtATTTTACACAAAGGGAGGTTTAGGACAAAaaagttttgggtttttttctaaCCTTTTTGTCACCTGCAAATGAAAGATATGCGTTTTGCCACCTTTGCCCCCAAGACTCAATGATCCTATGCGAGACGTGAATGACCTGAATGGCACTTACCAGTCTGATACTGGCTCCATTTTGTTGTCTGGCTGGTTTCCCACAATGTGATCAATGAATCTCAGACAGCTTGGCGGCCTGGGGGGGAAAACACCATGTGAACAGAGTTTctgttgagagtgtgtgtgtgtgtgtgtgtgtgtgagacagagagaggctgtgtgtgtgtgtgtgtgtgtgagacagagagaggttgtgtgtatgtgtgtgtgtgtctgtgtgtgtgtgtgtgtgactgagtgtgtgtctatggggCCATTATTGTAGCAGAACTATTAACAAATATAAGTGGAGAACTGTGTAACTATCTCAATCCGTGTGTGCGTAAATGTCTAAAAGAATCTAAATGCATACTGAGATTTGTGAATGTGTACAGGCATCTGCAAATGTGCATTCAGAATTTGTATGTGCGTAATCAgatttgtaaatgtgtaaaacaaTCTCCAAATCTGTATTGAGATTTGCAAGTGTATTGAGATTTGTAAATATGTAgatcaattttaaaatgtatacacagATCTGTGAACTTGGACTTTTCAGCCATTATGTATGCATTTACAGATTTGTCTATACATTTACTGATCTATGTACACATTTACAGATTTGTCTACACATTCACAGATCTATGTATGCACTCACAGATTTGTCTACACATTTACAAATGGTAAATGTGTAAacaatggctggcatttatacagcgcctttatccaaaccgctgtacaattcatgcttctcattcatccattcacacaccaacggtgattggctgcatttttttttctgcatcaggatcattttttgggggttaggtgtcttgctcagggacatttctaCACACCCCAGGTGgaggatcgaaccagcaaccctccgattgccagacaactgctcttactgcctgagccaatgtcgccccaataTCAATACACTTGCAAATCTGAATACAGATTTGgagattttttttacacatttacaaatcTGATTATGCACACAGATTCTGAGTGCACAGTCACAAATCTCAGTATGCATTTAGAGATTATTTTAGACATTTACAATTCTgtttacgcacacacagattGAGATACAGTAACACAACTCTCCACTCTGCTACAATAATGGCCCCATAGAGAGATCtagagagaaagtgtgagagagagaggcagtatgtgcgtgtgtgttggtttgtgtgaaaaagagagagagaagctgtgtgtgtgcatgtgtgtgtatgtgtgtgtttagtttGGACTGTAGATTTCAGCTCCAAATGACCTCCATTCTCcaggtgtttgtttttctgcattgtATACATTGGATTGCCATTCAAATAGCAATCAAATAGCCATGCAAGGGAAACTGAGTTCAGGGTATGGAAGAAGGAAGTGTATGGAGTGTATGTGTACTCACAGTTTAGATAGCGAAGGGTCCTTGAAGAGGGGTTCTTTGTATCCAGGTAGAAAGAGACCTTTGTAGGGTCCCAGGTACTCAATAAATGTATGTGTCGTGTCACCGTACTGTAAAGTGTAAAGAATAGAACAAGTTTGTTGTTAAACTGATGATTGTAGTGGAGTCTGATGTTGAACGAGATTCGTTCAGGTCTCATGTCTCTGTTAAGTTAATCTACTACATGGCTACTCTTTGTGTGTAAGATTGAACAGTGTGCAGGGCAGAAAAACATCCGCCTGCTGGAACTGTGTTGGTGCAGTAAGGCATTTCAGTTAATGTCCCATGAGCATGGGACACAGCATATATCATTTGGTCTAATTTTACTAACACGTAGTGAAATCCACATTGCTTCATGGACGAATGCAAATGTTGTCATAATATctcagtgcatgtgtgcgtttgtacatgtgtgtgtgtgtgtgcatttgcctgcatgcatgtgtatgtgtgtgtgtacccatgtgtgcgtgtgtgtgcatgtatgagtgtgtgtgcatgtgttaatATGTGGGTGTGTTTACAGACTCACAGTTTTCACAACAGCAAATTTCACTTTGCCGAATCCATCTTGCTCCACCCAAGGCTCTTTAACGATCACCGCGCCTCGTTCTTTAGCTTTCTGCCAACAGTTTTAGGTAAACACGTTCAGTTACATGCACCGCGTGTAAAAGCACCTACATTCAACTTTACAGTGCGATAACTGCATACAGTCTGTTAGGAAACGAGCACCCTCTTGTGGTACAGGACAAAAAATACAATGCACTGGAGGCTTTATAGTGGACTTAGGAGAGAGAAGGGTGATGCGGAGCACATCTTTCATTAATGGGCCACTTATCGCACCACCTAAGATCACGGGGCTATAGTCCGTTGGCAGCAATTGCGCTGTGTGTTGAATTTGGCCGGGAATCCTGCTTAAGCAAGCAGCAAAGTCACAGGCAAACAGAGCGTTGTTACGCATATACACACGCTCTCGATTCGAATGAGAGCTCGTATCTCGTGGATGGTTAAAGGGCAATTCGTCCCATTGACGCAGAACCAGAGCCCGGTTTGTTCAACTGGCTGGTCGGCCTCGCCAGACTGAAAAACGACCAGTACTTCTGGAACATGACCAGAATTGCAGGACAGATGCATTCATCTGACCAACACACGCCGAAAATTTTGTCGTCTGGACGTCAGAGGATGCACCTCAAACAAATTCCTCATTTTTAAATCCAGCTcaaaatatgtataaatgtaaaaCTGTCCAGTATGCTCTGTAAATTTCTGTTCGGAAAGGTGTGAGATGCAAGACAGACAATGATGCAAAACGGTGCGTAGCTTATTCTATGGCTCCACCTTGTGGTCACGGTTCTCTTAGTAAATGCCATTTTGTGAAACAAGACTAAGCAAATGCTCAAATTAAGAATAACAACAACACTATTATAGCACAATAAATGACTGACTGAAGACTTCCAACATAACAAAGAcgatcaaacaaaaaaagaaagaaacaatcaCTGGTACTTGTGGCAGTGTGCTAAGGGAGTTGAAACTGTAAGTTAGGGTTGCAGGTTTAATTAGCAGGTGGGGCAAGAtggtgcccttgagcaagatgtTTAACCCTTTACATATCTGATAATATCACAAATCTGTGATaagaatgttcttcactgaacattattaagctgatgtaacaatcacaactGGTAATCAAAAGCAAccaagttctagaacactgatctAGAATTTTGAAAGAACATAGCAGAAAACATGCTATTCAAAGGTTTAACCTGATTCTCAAATAAATAATCAGCTCTGTAATTGGATAATATCTAAGCAATGCAAGAATAAGGGCATATACTAAGTTTAATCAACAGATTAATGTCATAATGGTCATAAAATGACCAATGAAGTTACCTGCACTAAAAAATCACAGTCCTCCACCTGAAATGCTATATCCTTGACAGCATCCCCATGCTTCATCAAGTGCTCCCCAATTTCTGTGGAAGAAACATGAATGACGACATGAAGGTCACTTTGATAAATCACTTTGATAAATCCGGTGGCTTGGCCTGTTATAAGACTTGGCTGTTACTCTGGCTGGCAGACATTTTgtaaaggcaaaaaaaacaatgctggACCTTCATTTCCTGGGTTCAGCGCTGACTCGAAAGCGAAGAATATCTGCAGAAGAGAAAGAAACATGATGAGAACTGTCTCTGCAATCTCATCCAAAGAAACAAAATCGCCAATTTGAAGCCTTTAAAAATGATCGCCTCCAGAGAGAATGCATAAAGTCATCGTTGCTGAAATTAGGTGACAATGAGAACATTGTGGAACATTCCTGATCTGACAACTCATGGAATTGACAAGCAAAGCATAAATGTCATCTGTTTAATTGCATTTGTgcaagtatgagtgtgtgtgtgtgtgtgtgtgtgtgtgtgtgcgcctgtgtgtgagcctatgagtgtgtgtgtgtgtgcctgtgtgtgagcctatgtgtgtgttcatgccgcagggagtctgtgcactcCACAGGGGTGTATTCAGATCCCAGATATGAGCCCCATTCATTATGGCCCAACCTCTCGCACATTATTTGGGCAACACAACCAAACCAGGACCACAGCCAACACAAAAAACACCAAACCGAAAAATCACTATACAAAGAAACATTTCACAcatgggtacacacacacacataatcaaaaAGGGAAAACTAAATTATGATTAAGTTGGCAGCATGGTCTAGGCACAAAAAAAGGCCAGCTAACCTAATCCTAACACACATCAAAATAATCTATCCCCATCTTGCGGGAAAAAAAGTAGTGAATCTTGCACAAGTAAACTTCCCTACTCTGACCTAAACTGTCTAAAAAGGTGctcaaacaaaatacaaaacaatttattaaaataaaaaaccgtAAAGGCAATATGACTTGCCTCATGTTTCTTACGGCCCAACCACTCTAAACCAACAGTcataatcaaaatacaaaaacaaaaaaaagacacttcaaaataatcaaaaaaggaaaaactgcaAATAAAACACTATAAAATTCACAGCAGTCTGACAAACAGGTCTTAAAAAGGTGAATAATCAAAAAGTCTCTCAAAACTTCCAAGGCCTCCAGCTTCATTCTTTTGGGCTGGTGaacttaataaaataattgtcaATTAGTCTATCAGCTGATTGGCTACACCTGCAGGAGACCGCCACATTCTTGCAGGGACTTCAATGCAGGGGGACGTAACAAGCAAGTGTGTGAGTACCAGGAACGCTAGTTTGCTCTGTCCTGAGGCTTACTACAGTGTTCCAGGAAGggtgatggtaaatggttggcatttctatagcacctttatccaaaccactgtacagttgatgcttcttattcacccattcatacacacacacacatacactgacacaccaacggtgattggctgccatgcaaggtagcaactggctcgtcaggagcatttgggggttcggtgtcttgttcagggacactttgatgcacccagggcggaattgaaccggcaaccgtccgactgccagacgactgctcttaccgccttgAGCCAATGTCGTAATGTTGacgcatgtttattttttatgtgctgGTATAGGaaagtgttgagtgttgtgttgttgttgcagAGCTGTAGCGGCCAGACTAAGGAAAGCATTCCCAACCTTATCCTGTCGGAGGACATGGCACACCACCTCCCGACAGCCTGTCTCCAGGCCCTTGTAGGCCAGGGGCTCAAAGCCCATCTTGTCACAGTAAAATACAGCTGCCTGCGAAAACAATGACAGGGAAGTGGTCCTCACTATGTATGATAACCAAATAAGTTTTATGTAGTGATTAAATAAAGTAAGGATTGGaagatacatttcattttcttcagtCTGGACAGGAGAACAATCTCGTTATTGATAGAAAGAACCAATAATGGCTTTTTAGTTaagtttagttttagttttagtttttagttaaCTGCGAGTCAGCACTgctaaaaccaaaaaataagtcaatctcaacaagtatttttagTACTTACACATTGCACTTACACAAACTAAGTAAATATAACATTAAataattcacatgtggtcaaagtacagattctcagcttttattaaagcgTTTATATTTTTAACCAtatagtaattacagcactttttatacgtagccccccatttcaatgtttgagacaaattaacataatgtcaaataaaatagtcatgttttgtatttggttggaTATCCTTTGCATACCATGACTTCTTAAAGTTCCTGACCTATCAACAACACCGGAGTCCTTTTAGGTTGTcttacaagcgatactaaaacttcttagtatttgaatggatctcaatgggaattgggCAGTGGGACTTGATTAAGATGTACATTATGCTGATAGGTTTTCACCCCATTTACAGCTGTATCTAATCCCACTCCCCAATTCCcataaaaatcttatttttttggCTTATTAAGACTAAAATATTGCCAATTGCCAAGTCAGTTTGACTCGTTTCAAGATTTTccaacatttcacttgtcaagcaaacagtaacttaaaacaagctaatattttcatcttgaaataaaaacaataagatcttaagtcttatgaCAAGACTAAAAACAGTGCAACAGCTGGAAATAGGGTGTGTTTTGTGACCCCTTGAGACTCTGCAAGTGTCTGCAAGGTGTCCCTGCAAGGTGGGACTGCACATTTTACACCTGCTGTATGGATGTTTATAATATGTATAACTTTTGTTATAAATATTCATCAAACATCCATGTAAATCTACCTTATAGAAACCCCATCAATTTTGTTCAAGCTCTAACCTGCTTTGGTAAACTGACTAAAAAAGGATGATGTATTGTCCAGGTACAATTATTAAAAGTGTGATTTGGTATTGCCTGTGCCTGGCTGAATGAAAGggtatattacatttacaatgaatatacagtatataggttATTTTACCAAGCTTTGGAAAAGTTTCTCCAGTGAAAGACCTTTTTTTCAGTAATAATTTATCAATAATGCCAATTGTCACACTGATGCAAGTAGATTATTGATGTATTTTTCAGATTGTATTGTTGTTGCAGTCTCTTTACTTGCTGAGAACAGGATGTCCAATCTGGGTGCAGGTAAGAGTTAATGAAATTTCACATGATACTAATGTCAACATCAAAAGGTGAATGACCTGGTCTGCTCACAAAATCTTCTGGAATGGCCATACAATTTCTGGCTGTTTTGCCATTGAAAATGGTGATGTCTTAAAATGCTAATCAATGGATGAGCCCATTCTCATACATGCATACTACTTTGTAATATGGAATGAATGACAGGCTTCACAATCTCACCTGCTTGGCATTTCCAACCCAGAAGGTTATATGATGAAATTTTACAAATCGCCCCCTCTCTGgctaaaagaaaatatgaaaaatgagtaaataatatgttttccttctgcatcaaaaaatatatactgtactgtatataaatatttgcCACATACAAGGGTTCAGACAATAAATTCATTAGAGACTACATACATGAGAAATGGTAATTTTGCTAGTTAAGGCCAGTATTACGTAAGGCACAAACAAATGCTCTTTTCCCAGGAAAAGATTCAGCCAATATTacattagtcaaatatttgaCACCTTTCATTGCATCAACTTTGACATTTCAGAAGAACTTATAGTCAAGCCAGGCTctatttttaatattaaatatgggGTGAGGGGGATTAAATTCTTTTGGGCAGGGttcatggacacagattaaaTTTAATCAGAGACTAAATTTAGTCCAGAGAATCTCCATTCCAAATTGAAATTAGTCGAGGACTaggtttaatctgtgtctgtgaaactttATGTTTTTGGTTGATTAAGCTTCTACATTTTCCAAGATACAAAAGTGCCTAATTAATGActgaaaatatacaataattCTGCTCCTACCTTTTCTCCTTTGTCAGTGTATGAtgtctggagagggagagaatgtagTTATGTTAAAAGATCATGTGTACTGTAGTTCACTGGCACAGCATAGGCATGTTGTTATGGGTGATGTGCACTGAAGCTCAGTGTTAACTGCAGGTAAAAACACCAAATATATGATGTGCCAGTACTTTAAGTAGTGTAATATCATAAGCACAATTTTGGGTAAatttacatccacacacactatTCCATTTCACTGTCATTGTAAGAAGATTTACAACTGATGAGTTTTCACCTGTTTGCTCTCTTcaaataacaactttaactGTGAGATGTATGCTCCAGTGCCTGAATACCATATAATATGATCTATATTAATTGcaatataaatcaaataaataatttcttcTGAGAAATTATTCTTTCACAGAATGATATCACCTAGTATGTTTTGCATTttagcacatacagtatgttattcCAATTCACACTTACACTAGCTTCACGGTAGCTTTTTTTTATACGGGTCACTATGATCAATGTCATCCATTAGCATGGTGAGGTTAAGGATGTCTTATATATTTCGTCATTACTAGACTTACCATTTTGTGCTTCTTGGTGGGTGCTGGTGGCAAGAGACACAGCCAAAAACACGAACTGACCTCCTGGACCCGTGGATAAGTACGGCTAGAGGGCCCTGGTGATTGGTTTCTGAGATGACACGCCCTTTCCACCTCATCGTCCAGGCACCTGGGGTCAACTGCCTATGTGGTCTCTGTTCAGCAAGACATGTTTGCTAAGTGTAGCATGTTTCCATTTGTGTATCGATCTtccctttgcctcgctgttgcAGAATTCTGATCATGATTTCCAGTAGAACTGTAGGAAGTGGGTGGCTAGTTATCTTTTAATACagttaaattataattatatgtcCAAAAGCAAAACTACTCATTAAACAGTGGTTATACTTTTTCTAGAGCTGCTAGAGTTTAATCAGAGCAAAACAGTGGGGAAAACAGTGCAACAAGAGCTCTGCAAACAAGTTTAGTTCACATTTAACTCAGAGCATGGACTTATATCATTTGTCTGTCCAAGAGACGTTGGAGAAAAAAATTgataaatgcatatgcatttcagTGAATTTGTGCAGTTGCACTATACATTAGCCAATGATACTGTAGACCTGTACATATTGTGATTTGGTACAGATACTTATCTTACTTAAGTCAAATTCTATCAGGTAGGTGAGGTGATTCTTGATATTATATGATAATTGAGAATCATTGGCAAATATAGTTAATCCATGAGGAGGTCTGTGGTAAGGAGTGATACTGCTTCACTTTTCATGAGAAGGGGGTACAATCTAACATCCAAATCTAACAATATAAAGCAGTTACATCTACAGGTGAGTTGACTACAAATCTACTTTGAGAGCAATGTATGGTAACGGgctaattaatgaatgaattgataATTGAATTAATCCAAACAGAGtgatgtttttcctttttaaaatgtatttctctgtGTTATTACTATCAGCAAGCACCTCTGCGTTAGGTGCTTCCACAAACTGGTCTGATGAGGATCACTCATCCGTATGACAAGCTAATAAACCCTCGTAGTTATGTAGAGTATGAGTGCACAGGACTATCGTGGTGCACAAAAAAGAAACTAACATTTTTTATCTCTATTGTCAGGGCTGTTAAGTGTATCAATTGTTGACATTCTAATCCTAAAGTGTATAATTTATTATCGTACAAACACTGAAAGTGGTTATTGAATTGTTTATGGGTTGTCTATGCAGACGAGAATGCCTTATGTAAAGCATAAAAACTCTGTTTAACATTGACAAACTGCTGGAGAAATACAATGCAGtctctaagtatttggacagtgacacttgCTTTTGCTATGTACTTCAGCATACAAACAGCTGACGTAAAACAGTGCAGACATTCTGCTTTAATTTGAGCTTTaatttttacatccatatttggtgaaccatatagaaattacagcaattaCTTTTTTACATAATCCCCcgaattttaggggaccaaaagtaattagataaattaacacaaactgCTATAAAGTCATCATagtcaatattttgttgcaaatcgTTTGCAAtcgatgactgcctgaagtctaccacccatagacatcaccagatgctggatAACTTCTctagtgatgctctgccaggcctgtactacaGCCCTCTTCAGGGACTATTTGCTCTCAgcctggtcttcagcaagtgaaatgcatgctcaattggatttagattgacttgaccagtcaagaacattccagttTTTGGCCCGAAAAAACTGACTGTATGTCTTGGATCGTTGttctgctgcatgatgaagcatCATCTaatcagttttgatgcatttgctatgatctgagcagacaagataTCTCTGTATACTTTGGCATTTATCCTGCTACTGCTGTCAACAGGGACATCATTGATGAACACAactgagccagttccagtggcagccatacatgcccaagccaaaacactacctccaccatgtttgacagataaggtggtatgctttggatcatgagcagttcctttttttctccacactttcccctttccatcactctggtacaggttgatctttctctcacctgtccataacactttgttccataactttatatgttttatattgtgtttttttgctaACTGTAACCTGACCATTCTATTTTAGAGGCTTGCCAggagtttgcatcttgtggtgagccCTCTTGTGGTGAGCTTAAGCTGGCATAGTCTTCTCTCAATGGTCGACTTTGACAAATCTGCACCTACATCCTGCAGtatgttcttgatctgttgaatCTGCTGCCGAACTGGGGCTCCCTGTCAGAAACAACCTGCTTGGGTAGGCCATGGAGGTGGAATACGTGTAGGACCAGAAGTTCCACTGTCTCTTTGGTGGAGGGGAGTTAGGGCAATGCCACAAAATGTACGGCTTTCGAAAAACGGTCCACAATAGTGAGGACCATAGTGTTCCCCTGCGAAGCAAGTTGACCTGTAACAAAATCCATGGTCAGCCCACACAAGAAAGGAACGTGGAGGCTCCCTCCAGCCAATGGCTCCATTCTTGAAACATCATCTTCACTGCCAGCAGCTCCTGGTCTCCGATACTGCAATTATTTTCTGCCACAGAGAGCCGGTGTGAGGAGAAGGAACAGGGGTGAATCTTGGTCTCTTCAGCTCTCTGCGACAGCCCTGCTCCCACACCAGTAGGGACAGAACAGCTGCAGTGGTGAACAACTGCTTAAGCTTAATGAAGGCTGAAATTGCCTCCATCCAACAAAATGGTGTCTTAGTAGAAGTGAAGGCAGTGAAGGAGGCAGCCACAGAACTGTAACTGCGGATGAATTGCCAGTAGAAAGTAACAAACCCAAGGAAGCATTGGAGTAATTTGCCGCTGTTGGGCTCCAGCCATTCCTGGACCGCCCTCACCTTCTGGGTGTCCATCTTCCTTTTTATACAACAAACCCCAAAAACAGGATGGACAGCTGGCTGAACTCACATTTCTCTGCCTTGATTTAAAGCTGATTCTCCAGGAGTCCTTGAATTACCTAGCATATGTGATGAACATGTTACGTGGGGACAAAAAACATGGCTGACCATGAAAAATGGATGAAGTTTATGTGGCAAGTGTATAACCACATGAACTGTCCgcattctgcactgacccaacggCAAAAATTATACCACTTGTTAACTGTGCTCCAGTCTAGCATTGGTAGCTAATCTGCAAAAGTCAGTAAAGGGTATATTtccaaatgattttttttttgtttatttttttatttattttcccaaatAACTTTTGTGCAGAGAAGATAACATTCAGGGATCATTTGCCCTAACCAGCTAACTAATAACATTAGCAACATCAATTTGCATGCAGAACAGGTTTCACTATATGacagtatgttttattttaatgtcatgcaGGAACAAATACTTTGCGTTGCCTTTTAGTTGATGGTTTACTATTACGATCTGTGCCTCCATGGGTGCTGCCATTGTGAAGCCGGGGTAAATGGATTATCAAAAGTTCACAAGTAGGAATTCTGACTTTGAGTGATGTTCTATCGCACTTTTTCTCATAGGAGGTGGGAAAAACATGACGTCCGAGTTGTCTGGAATGTAGCCTTAGCTATGATATTGGGATCTTGACACTGCATGATGATCGAAGGTCAGGTGCTTCATTACACCAAAAAGATACGTTTAAAAACATATAAGACAGTTCATAAAAGTAAGTGTCAATTGTGAGACGACGTGgcacagaacagagaaacaggtgagacaaTTACAACAGAGCAAATACATCTATCGTCCGGGAGGCGTGGACACATAATGGGGAAaagggaaaatgtgaaatggaaTACTAACAAAGAAAACACATAGAAATTAAGAAACCAGAAGGTGAATTATGACACAGAGACAAGGGATGTgactatttcatattaaatgtgctagagtacagagccaaaacaacaaaaaatatgtaactgtccaaatacttatgcactgcactgtaagtCATCCAGATACATATCTAAAGCTGTGGTGTTGCTTTTTCAAAGGACTAATGGACTGCAGACTTCTGTTGGCTGAAAAGTGATTCAGTATCTAAGCTAAGCTCTCCGTAGTGCTTTGTGCTGAAGACCGCCCCCTTAAATCACACTAGATAGACCGCTCCCCAAGCTGACTTACCAGTCCACGCTGTACTGTAGCAATTCTTTTTGCAGGGCAGGTTGGCCCATCTGTGCCCTTGGCCCCCTAAATGGCTCCATCTAGCAGTGCTCACTTGTCCTCCTCATCTGGTTCCTCTGGTTCCAGCCATTTTTGTACAAGGTCACCAGAGCCGGATGCTGGCAAAAATGCTCTCTGTGGTCTTCTATGGCCACTTGGCCATGTGAGTCaagttttaaatgttatttgaaagacattttaattgtgCAGTATTCACGGGGTGCGAAATAGGTTTTTTGAGGTTATTTTCTTGCGCCGGTTGAGCCCTCCCCCCACTGGCTTGTGATTGCTTTCACCAGCACGCCACAGTCTGCAATCAGCTCCTCTTGGTTCAGTCATGTTTAGGGCCCCCAGAATCCTAAAGCCAGCTTTGACGGTCACTTTTCAAAGGTCCTGGTTCAAACTCAGCGCCTCATTTCCATCACAACGCAACTCCACTTGCATCTTCACTGCAATCAGGCACTGGAGCTGCTACCTCTCGTAAAATCTCCAAATCTCCATTCTGGTTTTACTTCAACTCCCCTCTTGTGACTGCACAATGTTTCACCAATGGTGACTACAGTAAGTGGGCCAAAGAGATGCGGTTCTGAAGTATGACAGTGGGTGGTGTTTTTCAAGGTCTG contains:
- the hpda gene encoding 4-hydroxyphenylpyruvate dioxygenase isoform X1, translated to MTSYTDKGEKPERGRFVKFHHITFWVGNAKQAAVFYCDKMGFEPLAYKGLETGCREVVCHVLRQDKIFFAFESALNPGNEEIGEHLMKHGDAVKDIAFQVEDCDFLVQKAKERGAVIVKEPWVEQDGFGKVKFAVVKTYGDTTHTFIEYLGPYKGLFLPGYKEPLFKDPSLSKLPPSCLRFIDHIVGNQPDNKMEPVSDWYQKCLLFHRFWSIDDTQLHTQYSSLRSIVVTNYEETIKMPINEPAQGKKKSQIQEYVDYNGGAGVQHIALNTSDIIKAVINLKNRGMEFLAAPDSYYSSLREKLKTAKIKVKEDINKLQELKILVDFDDKGYLLQIFTKPVQDRPTLFLEVIQRHNHFGFGAGNFQSLFEAIEKDQDARGNLTVLTPDAQPKAFY